In the genome of Cryptosporangium aurantiacum, the window AACACTTCGGTACAGCGCGTCATCGCCGACGTTCAGATGAGTCACGTACGGACAGGGTCACATGGTTCAGCCATACCTGGGGCGCAAGAACGCCGTCGCCATACCACGTAGAGCGTCACTAATAGGGATTTCGGTGATGAGCCCACCTATTTGCTGTCACCGTTCGCGGCACTCCCCGGGCTCATGCGTTCGGAGTTACGCAAGAGGTGGCACGAGGCCGATGAACTCCGACTCCACCTCTTCGCCAGGCCGCGCGGGTAAGGGGCGCGGTCTCGTAGATGGGCATGTCGCTGGCGTTTGTGGACGAAGAACAGCAGGTCCGGTGAGCCGTCGCGCGCGCTTGACCGCGGCCCATGTGCTGACCTTCGCCGCCTGCGCTCGGCGCGCTTCCCCGGCGTGGCCCTCTCCGTCGATGCTTGCGTCGGGACAGGAGGAAGCCAACGCCAGAGCGCCGACCGCGGGCACTCCCGCAACACCGTGACCGAGCGGTACACACACGACGCCGCCAAGCTAATGGGCCACGTGCTGCGGGAATAACTCTGAGTCCCAGACGCACGACAGCTCGTATGCGCCGAAGTGCATACGAGCTGGTGGGAGCGGAGGCTGAGGGATTTGAACCCTCGATGGGGGGTAAACCCCAAACCGCATTAGCAGTGCGGCGCCATAGACCGGACTAGGCGAAGCCTCCCGGGGCCTGTGCCAGGCCACCTGGCGTCCGAGGATACAGGGACCGGTTCGCCGGGAGCAAAGCAGTAGGCGGGTCCGCGCGGCGGCGGGCTCGACGGGGGTACGTACGCTCGGAGGTGCTATGGACGACACCACGCGCCGCCCTGAGTCCGCTACCCCGAACCCCACTCGAGTCTTGCCTGCCGACGAGGTGCCGACCGTGGTCACCCCCGTCGACCGCACGCCTCCCGCGCCACCCCAGGCCCCGTCACCGGCCGCCCCGGGGAACGAAGCTCAGGCGCCCTCGGCGCCTGCCTGGGGTTCGGTCGCGACGACCGATCGGAGCTCGGCCGAGGGCGCATCACCTACGACGGACGGCCAGAACGGCCAGAACGATCGAGGCGCCCAGGACGGCCGACCCGCTGCTGACGGTCAGCGGGCCGCGGACACGCGGAACGCGCCGGACGGCGAGCGCGCCCACGGTAGCCCGAACGGGTCGCACGATCAGGACTCGAGCGGCTCCGAGATTCCGAGCGCCCCGGCGTGGGAGGCGGCTGCTCCCGTCTGGGGGTCCAACGCGCCGCAGGACCCCGGCACCGACGTCATCATGATGGTGCCGCCCGCGGGTATGAGCCCGGACGCTGCCCAAGCCACCGCCGGCACCGGCGAGATCCCGAACGCCATCCCGGCGAGTCTGCTCGCCCGGATGAAAGCAGACCCTACCCACGCGCCCGAGTTTCTCGCGCTCGCCGCGGTTGAGCGGTTCGGCCCCGAGGCCGCGCTGTGGATGGCTCGGACCCGTGCCGCGCACCCGTACGTCGCCGACCGGGTCTGGGTCCCCGTCATCAAGACCCGGTTCGTCCGGCTGAGCAAGTACTCCGGCGCAGCCGCAGGCGCTGCCGGTGCGATCGGCGCGGTCGTGGATGTGGGCGTTCTGGCCTGGAACCAGGCTCGGATGGTGCTGCACATCGCCGCAGCGCTCGGTTACGACCCGACGCACCCGGACCGGGCGGCCGAGTTGCTCGTCATCCGCGGGTTGCAGCCCGCGGTGGACGCCGCCCGCACGGCGATCGACGTCGCGCGTCGGCAGCAGGACCCGACGGCGCTCACCAAGCACCTTCCGGACCGCATCCGTAACTTCGGCTCCGGGGCGGGCCGTGCCTACAGCGAGCTGGCTTGGCAGCTGGCGCGCATGGCGGGGCTGGCCGCGGTCAAGAAGATGGCGATGAAGTTCGTGCCGTTCGCGGGTGTGCCGCTGGGGGCGATGGCCAACTCCAGCGCGACGAAGAAGCTCGCCGACGACGCGCTCAAGTACTACACGACGCATCACCCGCCGAGGGCCCTGCCGCCGGCGCCGCCGCCGGCGCAGTAGCCCTCCAGCTCACGGCTTGGAGTCCGC includes:
- a CDS encoding EcsC family protein: MDDTTRRPESATPNPTRVLPADEVPTVVTPVDRTPPAPPQAPSPAAPGNEAQAPSAPAWGSVATTDRSSAEGASPTTDGQNGQNDRGAQDGRPAADGQRAADTRNAPDGERAHGSPNGSHDQDSSGSEIPSAPAWEAAAPVWGSNAPQDPGTDVIMMVPPAGMSPDAAQATAGTGEIPNAIPASLLARMKADPTHAPEFLALAAVERFGPEAALWMARTRAAHPYVADRVWVPVIKTRFVRLSKYSGAAAGAAGAIGAVVDVGVLAWNQARMVLHIAAALGYDPTHPDRAAELLVIRGLQPAVDAARTAIDVARRQQDPTALTKHLPDRIRNFGSGAGRAYSELAWQLARMAGLAAVKKMAMKFVPFAGVPLGAMANSSATKKLADDALKYYTTHHPPRALPPAPPPAQ